From the genome of Solanum lycopersicum chromosome 7, SLM_r2.1:
AGATGATGAACTCACACTTGAAGTTTCTGTCATTGCAACAGAGTAACTCGTACTGATATGCATCACACTCTTTTAACTGACAAAACAGGGTGAACAAGAGGAAACACAAGCAGAAAATAAAAACAGGCATCTCCCCACCTTTGCAAAGAAGTAAGGGAACCACGAAATACTACCTGAGAAGCTATCAAATATAGATCAACTCCACAGGCCACCACAAGCTCATACTAGCATAAACCTGCAATTTTAAAGAAACAAGGAGACTTGGATAGTTAAGACTCGACATTAACTTAATAAGGACTTATTACAACTTACGTTACTGAGTTCAGTCGCAACATGCTACATGGATCTCAGCAAGTTACAAGTTCTGTCCAACTGAAGGTCTAAATCTATGGTGTAGGTTTACAGATATTTCTTTCAGCTATAAGTTCTTTCAGAGGACCAGGCTGCAAGTAACGACCTATATCTACGATATTACATACAGATATCTCATGAACAGTCTGAGAGTActaccattgacaacaacactaCAGTCACTAGAGAAAAGTAACAAGGGTAAGAGGTTAGAGAGAATAAGAGAGCAGGGTACGAGGGTAGCAGAGAATGGCTCCATGTCACTATTCAAGGGTTAATCTCATCGGTGTTGATCCCGTTATCAGTTGCTTCAGCTTCATCTGCTGCTTTCCCAATTGGcacctctttcaccatgaaagcATCTCCAACATTTTTGTCAGCCGCAGACACATCAGCAGGAGCATCTTCTGCTTTTCCATCTTCAGTTGGGTCATCACTTTTCACAGCATCAACATCAGAAGTTTCATCTTTCTTCTCTGCAACACAGTCTGACATTTTGTCATCTTTCTCAACCTCAGCCTCTTTAGAAGGACCATCTCCTGCCTTTTGGCCTTCACCCATTTTTTCAGCTTGGTTCTCCTCCACAACATCAACACCAGAAGAATGCATTTCATCTTTCTTCTCAGCTGCATGATCAGCCATTTGGACATCCTTCGCAGCAGTATGATCAGCCATTTTGGAGTCCTTCTCAGCAGCATGATCAGCCATTTGAACATCCTTCTCAACAGCATCATCTTTGGAAGGACCATCTTCAGTTTGGCCTTGACTTGTCTGTTTAGCTTGGTTCTCCTTCACAATACCGACATCAGTAGAAGGCATTTCTTCCTTGTTTTCATCTTTTCCCTCGTCATGTTTCTGTACGACCACCTTTTCAGCTTCCACAGCCGCAGCATCCTTTTCATGTTTTCCAGCTTCCACAGCCACAGCATCCTTTTCATGTTTTTCAGCTTCCACAGACACACCATCCTTTTCCTGTTTGTCAGCTTCTGGCATGTCAACATCCTTTGCTGCCTCAGTTTCTTCCTGTTCTTTTTTGTCTTTCACATCCTTCTTAGAAGCTGAAGATTTTCTGCTTCGCTTTGTTGGAGTCACACTTTCTGCTGCAAGTGGAGCTGTCTTTGCCTTTCCAGTGATCCTTGTGGATCTTCTTGGAGCTTCCCCACTTCCCCAGTCAAACTCAGTGATTGCAGGACCACCAGGGTGAGACTTCAGGTACTGCTGCAACTGTTTCTTTGTAGTAATCTCCTCCCCTGTTGGTGCAGTAAACACGATCTCATTTTTCTTTGGCGTCCCTCCTTTCTTAGGCAGAAACTGATgtacaaaaacagaaaaaatggACATTAGTTATTGAAATATCTCCATCATTCTCCTTTTATATTCCTAGTCTTTTATTGGGCTGGCTGCTAAAATGGAGAGTAaacattgaaaagaaataaaaaccaAAAACTAAGAAAGACATGGAACTACTTGAGAGATGGAAAAGGAAATCAATAGGCAAAGCTCCCAAGGAAAGAAAACTACTTAACAACATCAGGAGAAGATAATGATAAATTCTTGATAAGCAAATAATATATTACTTATGGCTCAGCTAATATCCACCATGTTCCGACTGTTTTTAGTACAGAATTTGGAATATGCACAATCCCACTACAGCTCAGAGTGCAACTGTTTCACATGAGTAGCTCTTCCTGATCAAATGGGGTTCTCAGGAGTTTCAAATCTTATTTATCAACTTAATCCCCAAACAAAGTAATTTTGCAGACTACTAGCGCACACTATAGATATACAAGTAGTATACATTTAACAAAGAAACAGCAACCAAGCCAAAAGCACCCTGAAATCAATAACACATTTTTGTCTATGCATATAAAATGACAACACAGAATGAAACAGTTAAGAAAGTGTGAAACcaataattttgttttctttctttgaaaTGGCAGTGTCTGAGTCAGCTACTGTGTAGCTCGGCTATTCCATCGGTAACTCTGCCCATCAAAGCATAGGATAGGCAAACGTGAAGAAATCTGTTAGTAATTTATGTCTCAACTGGGATTTAACATCTGTCTCTAAGGTTTGCACCAACTTTATTAAACACTTGGGTGCAAACCAAAGCAATAACTTGGTACTACAATGAACACAAGCTTTACAAATGAGACAACCCTGTCAAAACTGCTGGTCATAATGCCTTCCATGTAAATAGATGAGGAGTGAAATAAGCATTAAAACAAGTAAATCTTTTTGCGGATAGGGAAACTCGTAACTATTATTAGGAGGAAAGACTTATTTTGTGCCACAACCCAAGTAGAACTGACATTTCACCAAATCTAGTTAGTAAGATATTTTAATAAACAAGTAAATGAATAACAACATCACCCTACAACTGCATCATTTTAGTATCTGTAAAATCATATTCAAAGAAAGCCAACAAGAGGATGCTACCCACACAGACAAATAAGATTctcataaaaaatgtaaaataagtgggTTGAACAATAGATATACAGAAATAAGTGATGCTATCATCATTAATGGGCAAGATAGAAGCTAAAGTATTGAATGAAAGAACGGAACAGTTAATACAATATCAGAGTCTCAGATTCTGACAATGAATGTGAGAAATGCCTCCATGCAAAGAAGGGAAATCACAGATGCCTTGTTCAATGGAAGAAAGATAGACCAATACGGAGTCAGAACAATGTGGGTTGTTATGGTCCCCTAATATGGATCTAAGTTATGGGGTGCTGCATGATACAACCTATGTTGTTGGTTCGTTAAGAGAGAACCTGCAATCTCTCGAGTTAAAGTACTCAAAAACTGGAATAATTTTCTGCTTATCTTTTCACTGAAATTCAAATTACTTTAAATAACATAATGGTAGATTATCCACCCACTTGATAGCAAGGAAATAACTTCGCACtattattgaaattataaagAGGAGGAATAACCTCCTTACTGCTTATAACTGCTACAAAGAAATAGGAAAACATAATTAATAGATAAGCTTAAGTAATCTACTTTCTGATTTCTTTAAAGTTTCCATGCGTAAACTGGTAGCAGACTAAAAGGGTTCTAACATTACTACCCTCCTTCAAATTGCACTTGTCCTCGAGCACAATGTGGGAAGTACtagaatttctttcttttccagcAAATTCTTCCCCATCATCAATGGAACCAATCAAAAATAATTCCTTTCACTTATGGCTC
Proteins encoded in this window:
- the LOC101247233 gene encoding methyl-CpG-binding domain-containing protein 11 codes for the protein MSSSVEMNEVVSIELPAPNGWLKRFLPKKGGTPKKNEIVFTAPTGEEITTKKQLQQYLKSHPGGPAITEFDWGSGEAPRRSTRITGKAKTAPLAAESVTPTKRSRKSSASKKDVKDKKEQEETEAAKDVDMPEADKQEKDGVSVEAEKHEKDAVAVEAGKHEKDAAAVEAEKVVVQKHDEGKDENKEEMPSTDVGIVKENQAKQTSQGQTEDGPSKDDAVEKDVQMADHAAEKDSKMADHTAAKDVQMADHAAEKKDEMHSSGVDVVEENQAEKMGEGQKAGDGPSKEAEVEKDDKMSDCVAEKKDETSDVDAVKSDDPTEDGKAEDAPADVSAADKNVGDAFMVKEVPIGKAADEAEATDNGINTDEINP